GCGCATGCCCGGATCGCTCATCGCGCCGAGCAAGGCCATGGGCCCGGCAGGCTTGACCGCACCAAGGTCCACCCGCGCGGGAGCCTCGGCCAGCCTAGCCACGAGCGCCTGGGCCTTGGGATCGGCGAAACTCCTGGCCAGCCCCATCATGTGCACCAGCCCGTCCCCGATTCTCTCCATGTCTTCCGGGCCGTAGGCTGCGGAGACCTTCTCCATGACGCCGATCAGGCTGTTCGCCACCGCGAAGACGCCGCGCTGCTCCAGTTCGTCCAGGCGCGCGATCCAGGCGGGCACGCTGTCGTGGATCAGCGGCTCCAAGTTTTCGGCAAAGGCGATCACGCTGCGCAACTGATCCAGGGCCTTGCTGAAGTTGCGCACGTTGCGCATGGACTTCTTGAGCAGGAAGAGGAGATCCTCCATCTGGAAGTCGCCCTCCACGTCGGCCAGTTCGATGATCAGGGCGCGCACCGCCTCCTCCACTCGCGGCGCCAGATCCTTCTTCAGGCTCTCCATGGAGCGCGCCGTGCCCACCAGGGGCGCAACCTCGGCGCGCAACGCCTCGACCGCATCGAGAATCCTTTGTTCCTCGGTCATCTCTCGGCCCTCCCTAGACCTTGCAGACCGCGCCTTGGCGCACCTTGCCCGCGAGGTTCATCTGGTTCTCCAGGGGCAGGTCCTTGCCGCGCATCATCAGTTCCCAGTAGACCCAGCGGAACATCATCTTGCCCCAGTGGTTGGCCAGGCTCTCGCGCAGCAGGCTGAACGGCCCCACGCCGGGGAAGGGGAACTTGCCCGCGAGCGGCTCCACCTCGTAGTTGAAGTCGAGCAGGATGGCCTTGCCGAAGCCCGACTCCAGGAAGCAGGTGGCGTGGCCGTCGAAGGTCGGCAGCGGCTCGTGGCCGTCGATCTCGCGCAAGAGGTTCTCGACCAGCGTGTAGGCCTGGTAGTGGGCCACGGAGCCCGCCTTGGAGGTGGGCACGTTGGTGGCGTCGCCGAGCACGAAGACGCGGTCGGCCTTCTCCGCCTTCAGGGTGTTCTTGTTGGTCAGCGCGTAGCCCATGGGATCGGCCAGGCCGGATTCGCCGATGCAGCTCTCGCCGAAGTTGGGCGGCACGCTGACCAGCATATCGTAGCCCACTGTGCGGCCGTCGTGCGACTCGATGGTCTTGTCCTTGGCGTTGACCCGCGCGATGCTGAAGTTCGGGGTCACGTTTATGCCCTTCTTCTCGGCGATCACGTCCAGGGCCTTGGAGGCGATGGGCTTGGTGAAGACGCCGCCAAGGGGTGTGACCAGTTCGAGTTCGACCTGCTTGCGCACGCCCGAGGTGGTGAAGAACCAGTCGGCCATGAACAGGAATTCCAGCGGCGCGATGGGGCACTTGAAGGGCAGTTCCGCGATGTTCAGCACCACCTTGCCGCAGGTGAAGTACTTGAGCGCCTTGCGCAGGCGCTCCGCCCCCTCCAGGGTGTAGAAGTTCTGGACGTCGGTCTGGAA
The sequence above is a segment of the Alkalidesulfovibrio alkalitolerans DSM 16529 genome. Coding sequences within it:
- the sqr gene encoding type III sulfide quinone reductase, selenoprotein subtype, whose protein sequence is MRRIVIIGSGAGGTIVANQLRGQLPEEEWEIVIIDRDEQHHYQPGYLFIPFGIYSREDILQPKKMFIPRGVEFVLDEVVRVDTESRRVECLRGSWEYDWLVVATGARVKPDEVEGMAEIFQTDVQNFYTLEGAERLRKALKYFTCGKVVLNIAELPFKCPIAPLEFLFMADWFFTTSGVRKQVELELVTPLGGVFTKPIASKALDVIAEKKGINVTPNFSIARVNAKDKTIESHDGRTVGYDMLVSVPPNFGESCIGESGLADPMGYALTNKNTLKAEKADRVFVLGDATNVPTSKAGSVAHYQAYTLVENLLREIDGHEPLPTFDGHATCFLESGFGKAILLDFNYEVEPLAGKFPFPGVGPFSLLRESLANHWGKMMFRWVYWELMMRGKDLPLENQMNLAGKVRQGAVCKV
- a CDS encoding DUF1641 domain-containing protein → MTEEQRILDAVEALRAEVAPLVGTARSMESLKKDLAPRVEEAVRALIIELADVEGDFQMEDLLFLLKKSMRNVRNFSKALDQLRSVIAFAENLEPLIHDSVPAWIARLDELEQRGVFAVANSLIGVMEKVSAAYGPEDMERIGDGLVHMMGLARSFADPKAQALVARLAEAPARVDLGAVKPAGPMALLGAMSDPGMRKGLGLMLELTRALGADAPAPASEAKTP